The proteins below come from a single Agromyces flavus genomic window:
- a CDS encoding tyrosine-protein phosphatase: MEISTRIPVPGTYNFRDVGGLPARDGVVRRGALFRSDGLHRLGDEGRDALRRLDVGMIIDLRDDNEARLMPDDLDGLDVEVHRLPVFEGSGASQGERGISLEALYHRIVTRHSPILVDALRALPTAGDRAVVVHCTAGKDRTGMVVAMALLGAGVERESVIADYVLTESHLAGEWLEEMVALIGRYGVPDTPALRTLMGGSPREALESALDEVERQHGSAREYLLASGLQRQELEALETWLIERG; encoded by the coding sequence GTGGAGATCTCGACGCGCATCCCCGTGCCGGGCACGTACAACTTCCGCGACGTCGGCGGACTGCCGGCCCGCGACGGCGTCGTGCGTCGGGGTGCGCTGTTCCGCTCCGACGGCCTGCACCGGCTGGGCGACGAGGGCCGCGACGCGCTGCGCCGGCTCGACGTGGGGATGATCATCGACCTCCGCGACGACAATGAGGCGCGCCTCATGCCCGACGACCTGGACGGGCTCGACGTCGAGGTGCACCGCCTGCCCGTCTTCGAGGGGTCGGGTGCGTCGCAGGGCGAACGCGGCATCTCGCTCGAGGCCCTCTACCACCGCATCGTGACCCGCCATTCGCCGATCCTCGTCGACGCGCTGCGCGCGCTGCCGACTGCCGGCGATCGCGCCGTCGTCGTGCACTGCACGGCAGGCAAGGACCGCACGGGCATGGTCGTCGCGATGGCCCTGCTCGGCGCCGGCGTCGAGCGCGAGTCCGTCATCGCCGACTACGTCCTCACCGAATCGCATCTCGCGGGCGAGTGGCTCGAGGAGATGGTCGCGCTCATCGGCCGCTACGGCGTGCCCGACACCCCGGCGTTGCGGACGCTCATGGGCGGGAGCCCGCGCGAGGCGCTCGAGTCGGCGCTCGACGAAGTCGAGCGTCAGCACGGCTCGGCTCGCGAGTACCTCCTCGCATCGGGCCTGCAGCGGCAAGAGCTCGAAGCGCTCGAGACCTGGCTCATCGAGCGGGGCTGA
- a CDS encoding septum formation family protein: MTTTRTIARTVALAAAVIVAGTLSGCSLIGDLLPAPQPQRDETTQEITESGDADVFTLKVGDCLEMQEGEQVETVPVVPCDQPHTDEVYHDFEIADGEFPGDAAVNTAAEEGCVAAFEPFVGLPYDSSELYVAWYVPTQESWEGIDDRMVSCTITDPSGPVTGTLEGAAY; this comes from the coding sequence ATGACCACGACCCGAACCATCGCGCGCACCGTCGCGCTCGCCGCCGCCGTCATCGTCGCCGGCACGCTCTCAGGATGCAGCTTGATCGGCGATCTGCTGCCCGCGCCACAGCCCCAGCGCGACGAGACGACGCAGGAGATCACCGAGAGCGGCGACGCCGACGTGTTCACCCTCAAGGTCGGCGACTGCCTCGAGATGCAGGAGGGCGAGCAGGTCGAGACCGTGCCTGTCGTGCCCTGCGACCAGCCGCACACCGACGAGGTCTACCACGACTTCGAGATCGCCGACGGGGAGTTCCCGGGCGATGCCGCCGTGAACACCGCAGCAGAGGAGGGCTGCGTCGCCGCGTTCGAGCCGTTCGTCGGCCTGCCGTACGACTCGTCCGAGCTGTACGTGGCCTGGTATGTGCCCACGCAGGAGTCGTGGGAGGGCATCGACGACCGCATGGTGTCGTGCACCATCACCGACCCGAGCGGACCGGTCACGGGCACGCTCGAGGGCGCCGCGTACTGA
- a CDS encoding gamma-glutamyl-gamma-aminobutyrate hydrolase family protein — protein sequence MTVPLIGVVADRKSASSGAWVDIPTDALAHAYISALQEAGGAPLMFPSLDVHLADPDRLLDLIDGLFLPGGRDIDAELYANEAHPSNDPPLRIRDELEFALVRGARERGMPILGACRGMQVMNVALGGTLEQHIGDRLDLTPHRAVVGEKTEHPVAIHEGTLLHSITHDDEFDISSHHHQAVDQLGEGLVASASAPDGLIEAIETTDGSFCLGVQWHPEERLDPEGITLIKAFISAARAHARAEAPVEAVAKAS from the coding sequence ATGACCGTTCCGCTCATCGGCGTCGTCGCCGATCGCAAGTCCGCGAGCTCGGGGGCGTGGGTCGACATCCCCACCGACGCGCTCGCCCACGCCTACATCTCCGCGCTGCAGGAGGCCGGCGGTGCACCGCTCATGTTCCCGAGCCTCGACGTGCACCTGGCCGACCCCGACCGGCTCCTCGACCTCATCGACGGACTGTTCCTGCCGGGCGGTCGCGACATCGACGCCGAGCTGTACGCGAACGAGGCCCATCCGTCGAACGACCCGCCGCTGCGCATCCGCGACGAGCTCGAGTTCGCGCTCGTCCGTGGCGCCCGCGAGCGCGGCATGCCGATCCTCGGCGCGTGCCGCGGCATGCAGGTGATGAACGTGGCGCTCGGCGGCACGCTCGAGCAGCACATCGGCGACCGGCTCGACCTCACCCCGCATCGCGCGGTCGTCGGCGAGAAGACCGAGCACCCGGTCGCCATCCACGAGGGCACGCTGCTGCACAGCATCACGCACGACGACGAGTTCGACATCTCGTCGCATCACCACCAGGCCGTCGACCAGCTCGGTGAGGGGCTCGTCGCCTCGGCGAGCGCGCCCGACGGGCTCATCGAGGCGATCGAGACCACCGACGGCTCGTTCTGCCTCGGCGTCCAGTGGCACCCCGAGGAGCGGCTCGATCCCGAGGGCATCACGCTGATCAAGGCGTTCATCTCGGCGGCCCGAGCGCATGCCCGGGCGGAGGCGCCGGTCGAGGCGGTCGCGAAGGCGTCGTGA
- the prfB gene encoding peptide chain release factor 2, producing the protein MLDLDLTQEIASLRTTFRDIRAVVDVDALQADIAELSDQAGAPDLWDDPEQAQKVTSALSHRQSELTRITGIEQRLDDLEVLVELAQEADDEESAAEARAELASLEKTIGDLEVQTLLDGEWDARPAVITIRAGAGGVDAADFAEMLMRMYLRWAEKHDYGATVMDTSYAEEAGIKSATFEIDAPYAFGTLSVEAGTHRLVRMSPFGAAGKRQTSFAAVEVIPLMEEAQEVDIPDNDIRVDVFRSSGPGGQSVNTTDSAVRITHLPTGIVVSMQNEKSQIQNRAAAMRVLQSRLLLLQKEQEAAQKKELAGNITASWGDQMRSYVLAPYQMVKDLRTEYEEGTPSKVFDGDLDGFIAAGIKWRKQKQQSGE; encoded by the coding sequence ATGTTGGATCTTGACCTCACGCAGGAGATCGCCTCCCTGCGCACCACCTTCCGCGACATCCGCGCCGTCGTCGACGTCGACGCCCTCCAGGCCGACATCGCCGAGCTCAGCGACCAGGCCGGCGCCCCCGACCTGTGGGACGACCCCGAGCAGGCCCAGAAGGTGACGAGCGCCCTCAGCCACCGCCAGTCCGAGCTCACGCGCATCACCGGCATCGAGCAGCGCCTCGACGACCTCGAGGTGCTCGTCGAGCTCGCGCAGGAGGCCGACGACGAGGAGTCGGCCGCCGAGGCGCGCGCCGAGCTCGCCTCGCTCGAGAAGACGATCGGCGACCTCGAGGTGCAGACGCTCCTCGACGGCGAGTGGGACGCGCGGCCCGCGGTCATCACGATCCGCGCCGGTGCCGGCGGCGTGGATGCCGCCGACTTCGCCGAGATGCTCATGCGCATGTACCTGCGCTGGGCCGAGAAGCACGACTACGGCGCGACGGTCATGGACACGAGCTATGCCGAAGAGGCCGGCATCAAGTCCGCCACCTTCGAGATCGACGCGCCGTACGCATTCGGCACGCTGTCGGTCGAGGCCGGCACGCACCGCCTCGTGCGCATGAGCCCGTTCGGCGCGGCCGGCAAGCGGCAGACGAGCTTCGCCGCAGTCGAGGTCATCCCGCTCATGGAGGAGGCGCAGGAGGTCGACATCCCCGACAACGACATCCGCGTCGACGTCTTCCGCTCCAGCGGCCCCGGCGGCCAGTCCGTCAACACGACCGACTCCGCCGTGCGCATCACGCACCTCCCGACCGGCATCGTCGTGTCGATGCAGAACGAGAAGTCGCAGATCCAGAACCGAGCGGCCGCCATGCGCGTGCTCCAGTCGCGCCTGCTCCTGCTGCAGAAGGAGCAGGAGGCCGCCCAGAAGAAGGAACTCGCGGGCAACATCACCGCGAGTTGGGGCGACCAGATGCGCTCGTATGTACTCGCGCCCTACCAGATGGTGAAGGACCTGCGGACGGAGTACGAAGAGGGCACCCCGTCGAAGGTGTTCGACGGCGACCTCGACGGGTTCATCGCCGCCGGCATCAAGTGGCGCAAGCAGAAGCAGCAGTCGGGCGAGTAA
- a CDS encoding SIMPL domain-containing protein — MPTIIAVTGRAEERIEPELGAVSLTVGSSGGDRDSILRSVGESHERLLEEVRELDASGALESWSAGQLRVWSHRPWNAEGRQLPLVHQANADVEVVFRDLGVLGTWVGSVSGTPNVAVGGIDWRLTDGTRDRVQEAAQRGAVADAVRKAGVYAEALGLGSPAPAELADHGMLSEQPAPMMHKANLVRAMAADAGGGPTPEFAPAKLVLEASVDARFTAE; from the coding sequence ATGCCCACGATCATCGCCGTGACCGGTCGCGCCGAGGAACGCATCGAACCCGAGCTGGGCGCGGTCTCGCTCACCGTCGGCAGCTCCGGCGGCGACCGCGACTCGATCCTGCGCTCCGTCGGCGAGTCGCACGAGCGCCTGCTCGAGGAGGTCCGCGAGCTCGACGCGTCGGGCGCGCTCGAATCATGGTCGGCGGGCCAGTTGCGCGTCTGGTCGCATCGCCCATGGAACGCCGAGGGACGCCAGCTGCCGCTCGTGCACCAGGCGAACGCCGACGTCGAGGTGGTGTTCCGCGACCTCGGCGTGCTCGGCACGTGGGTCGGCTCGGTGTCCGGCACGCCGAACGTCGCGGTCGGCGGCATCGACTGGCGACTCACGGATGGCACGCGCGACCGCGTGCAGGAGGCGGCGCAACGCGGCGCCGTCGCCGATGCCGTTCGCAAGGCGGGTGTCTACGCCGAGGCACTCGGGCTGGGCTCGCCGGCGCCGGCCGAGCTCGCCGACCACGGAATGCTGTCGGAACAGCCCGCGCCCATGATGCACAAGGCCAACCTGGTGCGCGCGATGGCGGCGGACGCAGGCGGAGGTCCCACGCCGGAGTTCGCGCCGGCGAAGCTCGTGCTCGAGGCATCCGTCGACGCGCGCTTCACGGCGGAATGA
- the ftsE gene encoding cell division ATP-binding protein FtsE, protein MIRFDSVTMTYHGQSRPALDDVTVEILRGEFVFLVGASGSGKSSFLRLILKEERPTTGQIHVLGQDLRRISTRKVPYFRRNLGVVFQDFRLLPNKNVFDNVAFALRVIGKSRGFIQTAVPETLRLVGLDGKGKRLPHELSGGEQQRVAIARAIVNKPQILLADEPTGNLDPVTSAGIMTLLERINAGGTTVIMATHEAGIVDQMQRRVIELSAGEVVRDERSAGYGISAEAIAVEIEATDAAAAAASVVPTREPGATKGRGRRPARKSAVRKGATAAPAEAPAPAVEPAAATPATPASESAAASTAATAAAAAAAVAAARKSKAPEPDAAKAAATEAAEPDTAKAAATETAESAPAKAAESAPTKAAEIDATPAEAKAAKPSRGRTTKKAPTAKPATAEDVLQDASGFDSASPEIPATGEDADAVVAALRSEETAAAASAPKAKRAAPKVTAEVMRDAPPLYVEPEATDEVTDEAAAITAAATAPVERIPAAGRDDAEPDGPPGRPAPPASAKKSANLTLAERLGLRSPAGPRPGDDDQEVGPVK, encoded by the coding sequence ATGATCCGCTTCGACTCCGTCACCATGACCTACCACGGGCAGAGCAGGCCGGCCCTCGACGATGTCACGGTCGAGATCCTGCGCGGCGAGTTCGTGTTCCTCGTCGGCGCGTCCGGATCGGGCAAGTCGAGCTTCCTCAGGCTCATCCTGAAGGAGGAGCGGCCGACCACGGGCCAGATCCACGTGCTCGGCCAGGACCTGCGGCGCATCTCGACGCGCAAGGTCCCGTACTTCCGGCGCAACCTGGGCGTCGTCTTCCAGGATTTCCGGCTGCTGCCGAACAAGAACGTCTTCGACAACGTCGCGTTCGCGCTGCGGGTGATCGGCAAGTCGCGCGGCTTCATCCAGACCGCCGTGCCCGAGACCCTGCGGCTCGTGGGACTCGACGGCAAGGGCAAGCGGCTGCCGCACGAGCTCTCCGGCGGTGAGCAGCAGCGCGTGGCGATCGCCCGCGCGATCGTCAACAAGCCGCAGATCCTGCTCGCCGACGAGCCGACCGGCAACCTCGACCCCGTGACGAGCGCCGGCATCATGACGCTGCTCGAGCGCATCAACGCCGGTGGCACCACGGTGATCATGGCCACGCACGAGGCCGGCATCGTCGACCAGATGCAGCGTCGCGTCATCGAGCTCTCGGCGGGCGAGGTCGTGCGCGACGAGCGCAGCGCGGGCTACGGCATCTCGGCCGAGGCGATCGCCGTCGAGATCGAAGCGACGGATGCCGCGGCCGCCGCGGCATCGGTCGTGCCGACGCGCGAACCGGGCGCGACGAAGGGGCGCGGCAGGAGGCCCGCCCGCAAGAGCGCGGTGCGGAAGGGCGCGACCGCGGCACCGGCGGAGGCGCCCGCCCCCGCGGTCGAGCCGGCCGCCGCGACGCCCGCGACGCCGGCGAGTGAGTCGGCCGCGGCCAGCACGGCGGCGACCGCGGCCGCCGCGGCTGCCGCGGTTGCGGCGGCGCGCAAGAGCAAGGCCCCCGAGCCCGACGCGGCGAAGGCCGCCGCGACCGAGGCCGCCGAGCCCGACACGGCGAAGGCCGCCGCGACCGAGACCGCCGAGAGCGCGCCGGCGAAGGCCGCCGAGAGCGCGCCGACGAAGGCCGCCGAGATCGACGCGACTCCGGCCGAGGCGAAGGCGGCGAAGCCGAGCCGCGGTCGGACCACCAAGAAGGCGCCGACGGCGAAACCCGCGACCGCCGAGGATGTGCTGCAGGACGCATCCGGATTCGACTCGGCCTCGCCGGAGATCCCGGCCACCGGCGAGGACGCCGACGCGGTCGTCGCCGCGCTGCGCTCGGAGGAGACGGCGGCTGCGGCATCCGCCCCCAAGGCGAAGCGCGCCGCCCCGAAGGTGACCGCCGAGGTCATGCGCGACGCACCGCCGCTCTACGTCGAGCCGGAGGCCACCGACGAGGTGACCGACGAGGCCGCCGCGATCACGGCGGCGGCGACCGCGCCGGTCGAGCGGATCCCCGCCGCGGGCAGGGACGACGCCGAGCCCGACGGCCCGCCCGGACGACCGGCTCCGCCCGCGAGCGCCAAGAAGTCCGCCAACCTCACGCTCGCCGAGCGACTCGGCCTGCGCAGCCCCGCCGGGCCACGCCCCGGCGATGACGACCAGGAAGTGGGGCCGGTCAAGTGA
- a CDS encoding flavodoxin domain-containing protein, which translates to MRVLVAYSSKYGATRGIADRIGDRLRDAGHEVDVERCDAVEYPEGFDAFVIGSAAYMSNWRKEARKFVRRNRELLEQRPTWLFSSGPLGTARVDKDGNDVLVGARPKQFEEYEDELHPRGTMVFFGALDPDKLRGPHKMLHWMPENDALPTGDFRDWDAIDAWAEKVAAELAKTPA; encoded by the coding sequence ATGCGCGTGCTGGTCGCGTACTCGAGCAAGTACGGTGCGACGAGGGGCATCGCGGATCGGATCGGCGATCGACTTCGCGACGCCGGACACGAGGTCGACGTCGAGCGCTGCGACGCCGTCGAGTATCCCGAGGGCTTCGACGCCTTCGTGATCGGCAGCGCGGCGTACATGTCGAACTGGCGCAAGGAGGCGCGGAAGTTCGTCCGGCGCAACCGGGAACTGCTGGAGCAGCGACCGACCTGGCTCTTCAGCAGCGGGCCACTGGGCACCGCGCGCGTCGACAAGGACGGCAACGACGTGCTCGTCGGCGCGCGGCCCAAGCAGTTCGAGGAGTACGAGGACGAACTGCACCCGCGCGGCACCATGGTGTTCTTCGGTGCCCTCGACCCCGACAAGCTCCGCGGGCCGCACAAGATGCTGCACTGGATGCCCGAGAACGATGCGCTCCCGACCGGCGACTTCCGCGACTGGGACGCGATCGACGCGTGGGCCGAGAAGGTCGCCGCCGAGCTGGCGAAGACGCCGGCCTGA
- a CDS encoding group III truncated hemoglobin, which produces MVHDLANRDDVERLVVAFYESAFRDPLIGPIFTEVARMDLAAHLPIMCDFWETVLFRSGAYRRNALQVHVALHARHPLTGEHFARWLELWDATVDALYTGPIAERAKVQAERIAGSMQRRLAGRSGSAFETVARQEA; this is translated from the coding sequence ATGGTGCACGATCTCGCGAACCGCGACGACGTCGAGCGGCTCGTCGTCGCGTTCTACGAGTCCGCGTTCCGCGACCCGCTGATCGGGCCCATCTTCACCGAGGTCGCCCGCATGGACCTCGCCGCCCACCTGCCGATCATGTGCGACTTCTGGGAGACCGTGCTGTTCCGCAGCGGGGCGTACCGGCGCAACGCACTCCAGGTGCACGTCGCTTTGCACGCGCGCCATCCGCTCACCGGCGAGCACTTCGCGCGGTGGCTCGAACTGTGGGATGCCACGGTCGACGCGCTCTACACGGGACCCATCGCGGAGCGAGCGAAGGTGCAGGCGGAGCGCATCGCCGGGTCCATGCAGCGCCGCCTCGCCGGCCGCTCGGGCAGCGCATTCGAGACCGTGGCACGCCAGGAGGCGTGA
- a CDS encoding MFS transporter, protein MTGTAHSFSWRSIVLPAYLPTLLFSLGEGAMIPVIPVVATERGASLALAGLIAAMLMVGELLGDLPAGWLVARIGERAAMIGAAALASAGTLLALLVPTTWALGIGVFLLGLATAVFGLARHAFLTSYVPAAVRARALSTLAGVFRAGWAIGPFTAAAIIAWTGSSAAVFWVLVASCAAVVVVLLVLPDPEKVFGAALRARATSVTPVGGADGSPADGAGGVWHAIVTYRGVLARIGTGVGVLAALRASRTVILPLWAVSIGMRPDAAALVIGIAATIDFALFYVSGHVMDRHGRLWSAIPGLVGLSVGHIVLAFTHDVPAAVAWFTGVAILLGIANGLSSGVILTVGADLAPKAHPAPFLGAYRTIADAGQAAAPLAVAAVTSALSIMVASAAMGVIGLVGAAMLWRWIPRYVPRQPRHPAPDDAERDEGWTPAADT, encoded by the coding sequence ATGACCGGCACCGCGCACTCGTTCTCGTGGCGGTCGATCGTCCTCCCTGCGTACCTGCCGACGCTGCTGTTCTCGCTCGGCGAGGGCGCCATGATCCCGGTGATCCCGGTCGTCGCCACCGAGCGCGGCGCCTCCCTCGCGCTGGCGGGCCTCATCGCGGCGATGCTCATGGTCGGCGAGCTGCTCGGCGACCTGCCCGCCGGATGGCTCGTGGCGAGGATCGGCGAGCGAGCGGCGATGATCGGCGCGGCGGCGCTCGCGTCGGCCGGGACGCTCCTCGCCCTCCTGGTGCCGACCACCTGGGCGCTCGGCATCGGCGTGTTCCTGCTCGGCCTCGCGACCGCGGTGTTCGGCCTGGCGCGGCACGCGTTCCTGACGAGCTACGTGCCCGCCGCCGTTCGGGCGCGGGCGCTGTCGACGCTCGCGGGCGTGTTCCGCGCGGGTTGGGCGATCGGCCCGTTCACGGCGGCGGCGATCATCGCGTGGACGGGCTCGTCCGCGGCCGTGTTCTGGGTGCTCGTCGCGTCGTGCGCCGCGGTGGTCGTGGTGCTGCTCGTGCTGCCCGACCCCGAGAAGGTGTTCGGGGCCGCGCTGCGGGCGCGCGCGACATCCGTCACCCCCGTCGGCGGCGCCGATGGCAGCCCAGCGGATGGCGCTGGCGGCGTGTGGCACGCGATCGTCACGTACCGCGGCGTGCTGGCTCGCATCGGCACGGGCGTCGGCGTGTTGGCCGCGCTGCGCGCGAGTCGCACCGTGATCCTGCCTCTGTGGGCGGTCTCCATCGGTATGCGACCGGATGCCGCAGCGCTCGTGATCGGCATCGCCGCGACCATCGACTTCGCGCTCTTCTACGTCAGCGGCCACGTCATGGATCGCCATGGCCGGCTGTGGAGCGCCATCCCCGGACTCGTCGGCCTGTCAGTCGGGCACATCGTGCTCGCGTTCACGCACGACGTTCCCGCCGCCGTCGCCTGGTTCACGGGCGTGGCGATCCTGCTCGGCATCGCCAACGGGCTCTCGAGCGGCGTCATCCTCACGGTCGGCGCCGACCTCGCGCCGAAGGCGCACCCGGCACCGTTCCTGGGCGCCTACCGGACCATCGCCGACGCCGGACAGGCAGCCGCGCCGCTCGCCGTCGCCGCGGTAACGTCGGCGCTGTCGATCATGGTCGCGAGTGCTGCGATGGGCGTGATCGGCCTCGTCGGTGCGGCCATGCTGTGGCGGTGGATCCCGCGGTACGTGCCGCGCCAGCCGCGGCATCCGGCCCCTGATGACGCAGAGCGCGACGAGGGATGGACGCCCGCCGCCGACACCTGA
- the smpB gene encoding SsrA-binding protein SmpB, whose translation MARERGEKVVATNRKARHDYLIEDTYEAGIVLSGTEVKSLRQGRASLVDGYAFIDGGEIWLDAVHIPEYTEGTWNNHAPRRKRKLLMHKQEIVKISHKTKEGGYTLVPLSLYFKDGRAKVELAVAKGKREYDKRQALRERQDKREADRAIASRRNLGE comes from the coding sequence GTGGCCAGGGAACGCGGTGAGAAGGTCGTGGCGACCAACCGCAAGGCGCGCCACGACTACCTGATCGAGGACACCTACGAGGCCGGCATCGTGCTCTCCGGCACCGAGGTGAAGTCGCTCCGGCAGGGCCGGGCGTCCCTCGTCGACGGCTACGCGTTCATCGACGGCGGCGAGATCTGGCTCGATGCGGTGCACATCCCCGAGTACACCGAGGGCACGTGGAACAATCACGCGCCGCGCCGCAAGCGCAAGCTGCTCATGCACAAGCAGGAGATCGTGAAGATCAGCCACAAGACGAAGGAGGGCGGGTACACGCTCGTCCCGTTGTCGCTCTACTTCAAGGACGGCCGGGCCAAGGTCGAGCTCGCGGTCGCGAAGGGCAAGCGCGAGTACGACAAGCGCCAGGCGCTCCGCGAGCGCCAGGACAAGCGCGAGGCCGATCGCGCCATCGCCTCCCGGCGGAACCTGGGGGAGTAG
- a CDS encoding winged helix-turn-helix domain-containing protein, producing MAEPAHPRHHLDPLLQRPVPFSIAALLAAADEAEFAFVRDSIELTDSALSKQAAALEAAGYVAIRKGFVGKFPRTWLSMTPQGRAAFAAHLDALRRIAG from the coding sequence GTGGCTGAGCCGGCCCATCCTCGCCACCACCTCGACCCGCTGCTCCAGCGCCCGGTCCCGTTCTCGATCGCCGCGCTGCTGGCCGCTGCCGACGAGGCCGAGTTCGCGTTCGTGCGCGACTCGATCGAGCTCACCGACTCGGCGCTCAGCAAGCAGGCGGCCGCACTCGAGGCCGCCGGGTACGTGGCGATCCGCAAGGGGTTCGTCGGCAAGTTCCCGCGCACCTGGCTGTCGATGACGCCGCAGGGGCGGGCGGCGTTCGCCGCGCACCTCGACGCGCTGCGACGGATCGCCGGCTGA
- the ftsX gene encoding permease-like cell division protein FtsX — protein MRFGLVLAEAANGLRRNATMVISVVLVTFVSLTFVGTAALLQLQIAQMRGYWYDRAQVAVYLCTAVSTAEGCVEGEATPEQKEAVEAQLNSDTLDPFIDEYYFEDREQAYENFQDQFAGTPAADYVTPDVLNETFWVNLVDPSQSDVIAESLAGLAGVEQVVDQRRYLDQIFNVLNTASYTAVAVAAIMLVAAALLIATTIRLSAFSRRKELGIMRLVGASNRFIQTPFVLEGVFAGLIGSLLAGAAVVAIVVFFVQGYLTDTLSFTFVDLGDALLVVPLLVGVGVLLAAVSAAIAIRRYLRV, from the coding sequence GTGAGGTTCGGTCTCGTGCTCGCCGAGGCGGCCAACGGCCTGCGGCGCAACGCCACCATGGTCATCTCTGTGGTGCTCGTCACGTTCGTCTCGCTCACCTTCGTGGGCACCGCCGCGCTGCTGCAGCTGCAGATCGCGCAGATGCGCGGCTACTGGTACGACCGGGCCCAGGTCGCGGTGTACCTCTGCACGGCGGTGTCGACCGCCGAGGGCTGCGTCGAGGGTGAGGCGACGCCCGAGCAGAAGGAGGCCGTCGAGGCCCAGCTGAACAGCGACACGCTCGATCCGTTCATCGACGAGTACTACTTCGAGGACCGCGAGCAGGCGTACGAGAACTTCCAGGACCAGTTCGCGGGCACGCCGGCCGCCGACTACGTCACCCCCGACGTGCTCAACGAGACGTTCTGGGTGAACCTCGTCGACCCCTCGCAGTCCGACGTCATCGCCGAGAGCCTCGCCGGCCTCGCAGGCGTCGAGCAGGTCGTCGACCAACGCCGCTACCTCGACCAGATCTTCAACGTGCTCAACACCGCGAGCTACACTGCGGTGGCGGTCGCCGCGATCATGCTCGTCGCGGCGGCGCTGCTCATCGCCACGACCATCCGGCTCTCGGCCTTCTCGCGACGCAAGGAGCTCGGCATCATGCGGCTCGTGGGGGCGTCGAACCGCTTCATCCAGACGCCGTTCGTGCTCGAGGGCGTCTTCGCGGGACTCATCGGGTCCTTGCTCGCCGGCGCCGCCGTGGTCGCGATCGTGGTGTTCTTCGTCCAGGGCTACCTGACCGACACGCTGTCGTTCACCTTCGTCGACCTCGGTGACGCGTTGCTCGTCGTGCCCCTGCTCGTCGGGGTGGGCGTGCTGCTCGCGGCGGTCTCCGCGGCCATCGCGATCCGCCGGTACCTGCGCGTGTGA